The proteins below come from a single uncultured Dethiosulfovibrio sp. genomic window:
- the nusA gene encoding transcription termination factor NusA codes for MQLGLDFVRALTQMAEERKLSESVILSSIEAALASAYKKFKEKNIDPEVRIDGSTGEISIFEIRRVVDEVKNPDSELSPEDASTLGYPGLVEGDVIRTSIETAPESFGRIAAQTARQVIIQRLKDAEREIIFNEFAEKVGDLVTGIVFKSENDQILVRINERTEAMLPREERIAGEIYDLGSRFKFYLLDVRQTTRGPRIVVSRTHPGLLRRLMELEIPEINDGVVEIHGIVREAGARAKVAVNTLDVNVDPVGACVGNGGSRIKNISNDLAGEKIDIVIWSEDPLLYIRNALSPAKVVRVEPVLEQEKSARVFARPDQLSLAIGKAGQNVRLAARLTGWKVDINPLAIDLDVVPTSQDLFDDLV; via the coding sequence ATGCAACTCGGACTGGATTTCGTTCGTGCCCTAACTCAAATGGCCGAGGAGCGAAAATTATCGGAATCGGTTATTCTATCCAGTATAGAAGCGGCCCTTGCCTCTGCCTATAAGAAGTTCAAGGAGAAAAATATCGATCCAGAGGTACGTATAGACGGATCCACTGGGGAGATATCCATCTTCGAGATTCGCAGGGTCGTAGACGAGGTAAAAAACCCTGATTCAGAGCTATCTCCTGAGGACGCAAGTACCTTGGGCTATCCTGGGTTGGTCGAGGGGGACGTAATAAGGACTTCGATTGAGACTGCTCCTGAAAGTTTTGGGCGTATAGCTGCCCAAACCGCTAGACAGGTTATAATACAGAGACTTAAAGATGCCGAGAGAGAGATTATCTTCAACGAATTTGCGGAGAAGGTAGGGGATCTCGTTACAGGGATTGTCTTTAAGTCGGAAAACGATCAGATATTGGTAAGGATAAACGAGAGAACTGAGGCCATGTTGCCGAGAGAAGAGCGTATAGCCGGGGAAATCTACGATCTTGGCAGTAGGTTTAAGTTCTATCTTCTAGATGTACGTCAAACCACGAGAGGTCCAAGGATAGTGGTGTCCAGGACCCATCCAGGACTGTTAAGGCGACTGATGGAACTGGAGATCCCTGAGATAAATGACGGTGTTGTAGAAATTCATGGCATAGTCAGGGAAGCTGGGGCTAGAGCTAAAGTCGCGGTTAATACATTAGACGTAAACGTCGATCCTGTAGGTGCTTGCGTTGGCAACGGAGGGTCACGTATAAAAAACATAAGCAACGATCTTGCGGGGGAGAAGATAGACATCGTGATATGGAGCGAAGACCCATTGCTGTATATCAGAAATGCCTTATCTCCCGCTAAGGTCGTTCGTGTTGAGCCGGTCTTAGAACAGGAAAAATCTGCCAGAGTATTCGCTCGCCCCGATCAGCTTTCTCTGGCTATAGGCAAAGCCGGTCAGAACGTGAGACTAGCAGCTAGATTGACCGGCTGGAAGGTGGACATAAACCCGTTGGCTATAGACTTGGATGTAGTTCCCACCTCTCAAGATCTTTTTGACGACCTCGTCTGA
- a CDS encoding ribosome maturation factor RimP, whose product MEGQYFSHEEIRSIVEALGYEFVGFEIKKESGSPFFRVYIDSLGGISVRDCEIVARKINKTLEERGQDLLEERYYLEVSSPGLERPLCTVDDFRRFEGQTASLRLRELLEGRRRITGKIESVEGDTVIILSDEGPLEVPISLLLSAKLVYKPDKQPKKSGSQRQKKSKKNDLKEER is encoded by the coding sequence ATGGAGGGACAGTATTTCTCACACGAAGAAATTCGTTCCATAGTCGAAGCTCTTGGGTACGAATTTGTGGGGTTTGAGATAAAAAAAGAATCCGGTTCCCCGTTCTTCAGGGTCTACATTGACTCTCTAGGCGGGATATCCGTCAGGGATTGTGAAATCGTCGCAAGAAAAATCAACAAAACCCTGGAGGAAAGGGGACAGGACCTCCTAGAGGAACGTTACTATCTGGAGGTAAGTTCACCAGGTCTGGAACGTCCTCTGTGTACTGTCGACGATTTTAGACGATTTGAAGGCCAGACCGCTTCTCTTCGCCTTCGAGAACTTCTGGAGGGACGAAGGAGAATTACCGGTAAAATCGAGTCGGTAGAGGGCGATACGGTAATTATCCTGTCTGATGAGGGTCCTCTAGAGGTCCCTATTTCGCTGTTGTTATCGGCAAAGCTCGTATATAAGCCCGATAAACAGCCGAAAAAAAGCGGATCTCAAAGGCAAAAAAAGAGTAAAAAAAATGATTTAAAGGAGGAGCGGTAA
- the guaB gene encoding IMP dehydrogenase, whose translation MDMIEKFVSYEGFTFDDVLLEPRYSEILPGDVKVDTWLTPQIKLNIPICSAAMDTVTEGRLAIAVAREGGIGIVHRNTSIEGQVKEVDKVKRSESGVIVDPFFLHPEDNLIQAQDLMSHYHISGVPIVDGSNRLVGIITNRDLRFIDDYSQPISGVMTSKNLIIAPEGTTLEDAQQILMKHKVEKLPIVDDNGVLKGLITIKDIQKVKDFPDAAKDGNGRLRVGAAVGVSADVLDRVDALVRASVDVIVVDTAHGHSKKVLDTVDIIRKRHPDLSLIAGNIATAEAALALIERGVDAVKVGVGPGSICTTRIIAGIGVPQLAAVINVASVAAPKGVKVIADGGIRYSGDAVKALAAGADSVMIGSLLAGTEESPGEVIIYQGRSYKSYRGMGSLGAMKGGCSKDRYFQEGAKENKLVPEGIEGLAAYKGSASNMIFQMIGGIRSGMGYVGAGDIEELHRNARFVKISSASVKESHPHDVVVTKEAPNYWVD comes from the coding sequence ATTGATATGATCGAAAAATTTGTTTCTTACGAAGGATTTACGTTTGACGACGTTCTCCTTGAGCCCCGGTACAGCGAGATTCTTCCTGGAGATGTCAAGGTGGATACCTGGCTTACCCCTCAGATAAAGTTGAATATTCCCATCTGTAGTGCGGCTATGGACACGGTCACCGAAGGCAGGTTGGCCATCGCTGTAGCTCGAGAAGGTGGAATTGGCATAGTCCACAGAAACACCTCGATAGAAGGGCAGGTCAAAGAGGTCGATAAGGTTAAGAGATCCGAGTCAGGTGTTATCGTTGACCCGTTCTTCCTACATCCTGAGGACAATTTGATTCAGGCTCAGGACCTTATGTCCCACTATCATATATCTGGAGTGCCTATAGTCGATGGTAGCAACCGACTTGTGGGAATAATAACCAACAGGGATCTGCGATTTATCGACGATTATAGCCAGCCGATATCGGGGGTTATGACCTCGAAAAATCTCATAATTGCTCCTGAGGGTACTACCCTTGAGGACGCTCAACAGATACTTATGAAACATAAAGTTGAGAAACTTCCCATCGTGGACGATAACGGTGTCTTAAAGGGACTCATAACGATAAAAGATATTCAAAAGGTAAAGGATTTTCCCGATGCAGCGAAAGACGGGAACGGAAGGCTGAGAGTAGGTGCTGCGGTAGGTGTGTCTGCTGACGTTCTCGATCGGGTGGACGCTCTAGTGAGAGCCTCAGTTGACGTAATTGTGGTGGATACCGCCCATGGGCACTCCAAAAAAGTCCTTGACACGGTGGATATAATAAGGAAAAGGCATCCAGATTTATCCTTGATCGCAGGCAATATCGCCACCGCTGAAGCTGCTCTCGCCCTGATTGAGAGAGGTGTCGATGCTGTTAAAGTAGGTGTTGGTCCTGGTTCTATATGTACTACAAGGATAATTGCTGGGATAGGAGTCCCACAGCTCGCCGCCGTGATCAACGTGGCCTCTGTCGCAGCCCCTAAAGGGGTAAAGGTTATCGCAGACGGGGGAATAAGGTACTCCGGTGATGCGGTTAAGGCCTTGGCTGCAGGAGCGGATTCGGTGATGATAGGGTCGCTCTTGGCTGGGACAGAGGAGAGTCCAGGGGAGGTCATTATCTATCAAGGTCGGTCCTACAAGAGCTATCGTGGAATGGGCTCTCTCGGTGCTATGAAAGGTGGTTGTAGCAAAGATAGATATTTCCAGGAAGGGGCAAAGGAGAACAAGCTTGTCCCTGAGGGGATTGAAGGTCTTGCCGCCTACAAAGGATCGGCTAGCAATATGATTTTTCAGATGATAGGTGGCATACGCTCCGGCATGGGCTATGTCGGAGCCGGCGATATTGAGGAACTCCATCGTAACGCCAGGTTCGTGAAGATTTCCTCCGCATCGGTAAAAGAAAGCCACCCTCATGATGTGGTTGTCACCAAGGAGGCCCCTAATTACTGGGTAGACTGA
- the ispF gene encoding 2-C-methyl-D-erythritol 2,4-cyclodiphosphate synthase has protein sequence MSGSWGFLIMAAGKGTRLGGIPKQFRPLGHKKVWEWSLDLARSLMVDQIILVVPEDDGNLSAGDNTDVLITSGGSTRALSVIKGLEACSSDWVLIHDGARPFASPDLCRSLMESASLDEGIIPVLPIDDAVKKINFNGDMETVDRGSLLATQTPQVFHRLSLLSILKDSPDDFRDEAEPWLQSGRKIATVPGEKGNFKITTEEDWNIAQDLVSGTDIRTGLGFDVHPLVPGRPLVLGGVEFDSPLGLAGHSDADLICHSIADGILGAAGLPDIGLLFPATDDSYKNADSYGLLLKIVSMALDKGWEIQWVDVVLNAQIPRIGNRVQEIKDKLNEAWGKNVEKVNLKIKSGEGVGAVGEGLCMTCYASVTAKKISRLRYRRNRL, from the coding sequence ATGAGCGGCTCATGGGGATTTCTCATAATGGCCGCAGGCAAGGGGACGAGGCTTGGAGGGATTCCTAAGCAGTTTCGTCCCTTAGGTCATAAAAAGGTATGGGAGTGGTCGTTGGATCTCGCTAGATCCCTTATGGTCGACCAGATAATTCTCGTCGTCCCTGAGGACGATGGGAATCTCTCCGCTGGCGACAATACCGATGTACTGATAACTTCAGGTGGATCTACTAGGGCGCTATCTGTGATAAAAGGGTTAGAGGCATGTAGTTCCGATTGGGTCTTGATCCACGATGGAGCAAGGCCCTTTGCATCACCGGATCTATGTCGATCGCTGATGGAATCGGCCTCTCTTGATGAAGGGATTATACCTGTACTGCCTATCGACGACGCTGTAAAAAAAATAAACTTCAACGGTGATATGGAGACGGTGGATCGTGGCTCCCTTTTGGCCACTCAGACACCTCAGGTATTTCATCGATTATCGCTATTGTCTATATTAAAAGATAGTCCTGATGATTTTAGGGACGAGGCTGAACCCTGGCTTCAGTCAGGACGGAAGATAGCGACTGTTCCTGGCGAGAAGGGTAACTTTAAGATAACGACTGAAGAAGATTGGAATATAGCTCAAGATCTCGTCTCTGGTACTGATATCAGGACAGGATTGGGGTTTGACGTTCATCCTCTTGTACCTGGCAGGCCGTTGGTGTTAGGAGGGGTTGAATTCGACTCTCCGTTAGGTCTTGCAGGCCATTCGGATGCCGACTTAATCTGCCATTCTATTGCCGACGGTATTCTGGGAGCAGCGGGTTTGCCCGATATAGGTTTGCTTTTTCCCGCTACTGACGACTCTTATAAGAATGCCGATAGCTACGGTCTCTTGTTGAAGATTGTATCCATGGCTCTCGATAAAGGATGGGAAATACAGTGGGTCGACGTTGTACTAAATGCCCAGATTCCCAGAATAGGCAATAGGGTTCAAGAGATAAAGGATAAACTAAACGAAGCCTGGGGTAAAAATGTCGAGAAGGTAAATTTAAAAATTAAATCCGGTGAAGGTGTCGGTGCTGTAGGGGAAGGGCTTTGTATGACCTGTTATGCATCTGTTACGGCAAAAAAAATATCCAGGTTGCGTTACAGGAGAAATCGTCTATAA
- a CDS encoding PIN domain-containing protein codes for MTDGLIKIMRFICRVLLALLGGIAGYQLALSMVPHLSEWIGTERLLSKFILSGIFVFLCGSMGFLIAPVFLRILGLIGTLFEKHLQSTRWQDISAATTGLFIGLILANLVAMPFSGLPVGPYIAVFLNLVIGYVLARLFVQRQHDIRGALSLVIGLRQRLNLKKDRTSSGSDDGMEESPMEFASGKILDTSVIIDGRILDIAKTGFLEGSIILPRFVLAELQAVADSRDPNKRTRGRRGLDVVKSLQKIPHLEISIMEIGLKELDVDLVDNGLIALAKKIDGKILTTDYNLNKVAQIRDIVVLNVNDLSNSLKPSLLPGEVAVVDVIREGKEHHQGVGYLENGTMLVVEDGADYIGHRVEVVVTSMLQTSAGRMVFGKVRKEVDE; via the coding sequence ATGACCGATGGACTTATCAAGATAATGAGATTTATATGTCGTGTCCTACTGGCCCTTCTTGGGGGAATAGCGGGATATCAGCTGGCTCTATCTATGGTTCCACATCTTTCTGAATGGATAGGAACGGAGCGACTCCTGAGTAAATTTATTTTAAGTGGCATTTTTGTGTTTTTATGTGGTTCTATGGGGTTTCTTATCGCTCCCGTCTTCTTGAGAATTCTCGGCCTTATCGGTACTTTGTTTGAAAAACACCTTCAAAGCACCCGTTGGCAGGATATTTCAGCTGCTACGACCGGACTTTTTATCGGCCTTATTCTGGCTAATTTGGTTGCAATGCCTTTCTCCGGCCTTCCCGTTGGCCCCTATATAGCCGTATTTCTTAACTTAGTTATAGGATACGTTCTGGCAAGGCTTTTCGTCCAGCGTCAGCACGATATAAGAGGTGCTCTCTCCTTGGTGATAGGACTTAGGCAGAGACTCAACCTTAAAAAGGACAGGACCTCCAGTGGGTCGGACGATGGGATGGAAGAATCTCCTATGGAGTTTGCGTCCGGTAAAATTTTAGACACAAGCGTGATTATAGACGGAAGGATCTTGGACATAGCGAAGACCGGTTTCCTGGAGGGATCTATAATTCTCCCTCGGTTTGTTCTGGCGGAGCTTCAAGCTGTAGCTGATTCGAGGGACCCTAATAAGAGAACTCGAGGTAGAAGAGGCTTGGACGTAGTAAAATCCCTCCAGAAAATACCTCACCTAGAAATTTCCATAATGGAAATTGGGTTAAAAGAGCTTGACGTTGATCTGGTCGATAACGGTCTTATAGCTTTGGCCAAAAAAATTGACGGCAAGATCCTAACTACAGATTATAATTTAAACAAGGTAGCCCAGATCAGGGATATCGTCGTTCTCAACGTCAACGACCTGTCCAATTCCCTAAAGCCCTCGCTTTTGCCTGGAGAGGTGGCTGTTGTAGACGTAATAAGAGAGGGCAAGGAACATCACCAAGGGGTGGGCTATCTGGAAAACGGAACTATGCTTGTCGTAGAGGACGGAGCGGACTATATAGGGCACAGGGTCGAGGTAGTGGTTACCTCCATGCTTCAAACTTCTGCTGGTCGAATGGTGTTTGGCAAGGTCCGAAAGGAAGTCGACGAATGA
- the recR gene encoding recombination mediator RecR, giving the protein MPLPVPFERLVGLLKKLPGVGEKSARRMAFFSFQAPESYSSDLAGAFLSLKKDLFSCEVCGNLTDSQPCNICSDPMRDKKVICLVEGVEDLLSIEQAGIFDGIYHVLGGTVSPLDGTDIPEESISKLITTIKKNKIEEVIIATNPRIEGDMTYHSVLSSLGDFPDVKKSRLSYGLPVGGSIEFADRVTLHAAMESRVYIK; this is encoded by the coding sequence GTGCCACTTCCTGTCCCTTTTGAGCGACTTGTTGGCCTTTTAAAGAAACTCCCTGGAGTCGGAGAGAAGAGCGCCCGCAGGATGGCGTTCTTCTCTTTTCAGGCTCCTGAAAGCTATTCGTCGGATCTGGCTGGAGCTTTCTTGAGCTTAAAAAAAGATCTATTTAGTTGCGAGGTGTGCGGAAACTTAACGGATTCGCAGCCTTGTAATATATGCTCTGATCCTATGAGGGATAAAAAGGTTATCTGTTTAGTTGAGGGGGTGGAGGATCTACTCAGTATAGAGCAGGCTGGAATTTTTGACGGTATATATCATGTCCTCGGTGGAACGGTTTCCCCTCTCGACGGGACAGATATACCGGAAGAGAGTATCTCTAAGTTAATAACCACTATCAAAAAAAATAAAATAGAGGAGGTTATTATAGCTACAAATCCAAGGATTGAAGGTGATATGACTTATCATTCGGTTTTGTCCTCTTTAGGTGATTTTCCTGATGTAAAAAAAAGCAGGCTTTCTTACGGATTGCCCGTTGGCGGTAGCATTGAATTTGCCGACAGAGTAACCCTCCATGCGGCGATGGAATCTCGGGTTTACATAAAATAA